The region tgtggatttttttcagttattttataactttATGAACATTAAAttctataatatattaatttaatgttttaaattgtATGTGATTAAAAATTgggtataaaaaattaaataatgttttataaaaaaaaacagctaaaaatattaacttTATAAAGTggataaatttttattttatttgttatatttggagaaattataaaaaaatgtgttttttttatgatgtttaaatatattaaaataattttttattaaatatattatttttttttacagtATTTtctcatattattatatttgtatgaTAAAGTACgtattgtaaaatatattatttttacttttttttaaagtataATTTGGAAAATGTTATAATGACAAAGATAcaataagtatatattttttactataaATAGTTAACCTTaacttaaatttttatacaataattgctataaaaatagtgctttatatatttatataactaATGATATGTTTTGGGGGATTATATAAAcctgtttaaaaaatatatactatcttatatacaaaaaatgctacatgcaattatttaatatgctATAATagcataaaattatatatataataatatattatataataatgggAATTCTAGTattccattattattaaacgaattaaaaataattttttttctcattaAACCATGCATGGTTGGGGCGtctaattaaaaataaaaaattccaatatatactatgtttttagaaatatgaataaatatatgagaaaataaaataaaaaataccgcttgaaaaaaattaaggcGAACGCATATTCTAAAGAACTAgtaaataatgtatataaaatatatacgtaATAAACCTTGGCGTAAAAAACGCCtataaattgttttttatgttagcattatttatatttaattaaataaatattgcatactatatattttttacaaggcgatataaaaaataaataaaatagcatACTGATACGATAAAaggttatatatatgtatacctAATTTTAGATGTACGtacataaaattatcataCGGGTACAAAAcgtaaaaattttatatataattaataaaatttttaataggtatatttttatctaaaatattttaaaaaagactataaaattatatataataaaaataaaatacaaataaatatattagaaGGAATACAATTAGAAAATAGTAATCcgcaaaaatatatagtattATACAcgcaaataaaataaaaactattatgagcaaataataaaaaattatgcaatgcacaaaaaataataaaataaaataataattattattttattaataattaaaactattatattttaatgcGTTTTTCACACTTTAAGTACTCGCGAATATGTATTTCCTAAAAATATcgttattgaaaaaataataaaatatatatttatatgtttagGTTACAAGAGTAATtgctataataataaaaataattaaaagaatacagaactataattattatatttttatagcgatttctaataaaataaatatagaatttCGAGtaaatgatattaaaaaaacgcatatattacaaataaagtattactatatatattattatttttttatttgttatattattacattataattttttctagTTTATATTTGTGGACACAATGAAAGTATCTAAGATATtcgttttatttaatgttatattaataacCCATTATTTAGTTTTTGGTATGTCAAAAAATGTCGCCAAAAATGGAGGCTCTTTTAAGAAATTCCGAGAAGACCTTTCAAAGAAATTCGCAAAAAACAAGAAAGCTATCCTGATTACATTAGGATCCATATTAGCCGCAGCTGCAGTAACGGCAGGTGCTGGATatggtatatataaacacaagaaaaaaaacaaatatggAAAACCCGGATATTATCGATCTACAGTAACATATAGTAGTTCAAGTGCAAGTTCCCAAGCCCAAAAAACACCTGCTAAAGTCGAAACAAAATCCGTTATTGATTCCAAGACTACTACTAAACCTACCACAACTACTACAAAACCTACCACAACTGCTGCTACAACCGCTGCTAAACCTACCATAACTCCTGCTACAACTGCTGCTAAACCTGCCATAACTCCTGCTACAACCGCTGCTAAACCTGCTACAACTGCTGCTACAACCGCTGCTAAACCTGCCATAACTCCTGCTACAACTGCTGCTAAACCTGCCATAACTCCTGCTACAACCGCTGCTAAACCTGCTACAACTGCTGCTACAACCGCTGCTAAACCTGCCATAACTCCTGCATCTTCTCCTGCTAAACCTGCCGCATCTTCACCATTATCTACTTCTTTATCATCTTCTTCTACTAGACCTTCCGCATCTCCTACAACATATCCTATTCTTTCAACATCATCCGCTTTTTCTAAATCTGCAACACCTCCCCCTAAACCATCTCCTTCCCCAACTATAGGTGGTGGTTCTTCCACTTATACCCCCACTATAGGTAGTGGCTCTTCCGCTTTTACCCCTACTGGATATGGTAGCACTTCTATAAATAACAGTCCCGGTATGACTAGATCTGGTATCACATCTAGCATAAACGCTACATACTAATACTAATACATCGAAGACTAACtccttatattatttaaaatcaaTTCTTAAAAATTGATTGTTACTGTTTATATGActaaatattaaatgaattCCTCACCCAtactttaaaatttttatactaCCTTTTTCGTGGATGCTTTACTATGAAAACGC is a window of Plasmodium chabaudi chabaudi strain AS genome assembly, chromosome: 5 DNA encoding:
- a CDS encoding early transcribed membrane protein translates to MKVSKIFVLFNVILITHYLVFGMSKNVAKNGGSFKKFREDLSKKFAKNKKAILITLGSILAAAAVTAGAGYGIYKHKKKNKYGKPGYYRSTVTYSSSSASSQAQKTPAKVETKSVIDSKTTTKPTTTTTKPTTTAATTAAKPTITPATTAAKPAITPATTAAKPATTAATTAAKPAITPATTAAKPAITPATTAAKPATTAATTAAKPAITPASSPAKPAASSPLSTSLSSSSTRPSASPTTYPILSTSSAFSKSATPPPKPSPSPTIGGGSSTYTPTIGSGSSAFTPTGYGSTSINNSPGMTRSGITSSINATY